One stretch of Armigeres subalbatus isolate Guangzhou_Male chromosome 2, GZ_Asu_2, whole genome shotgun sequence DNA includes these proteins:
- the LOC134210212 gene encoding uncharacterized protein LOC134210212, whose translation MIHAAAGFQIGKFHSNSPTVLSLLGESAKSAIKSMNLDKQGETERVLGMVWSTTEDVFTFDTAALPNIQQLVKSSTVPTKRQVLRAVMTLFDPLGLIAHYVVHGKILMQEIWRSGTDWDEPIADYLHDMWYRWIESLSQLCNVKVPRCFFNGVRPHALQLHVFVDASEMAYAAVAYLRLDKGTGRRCALVAAKTKVSPLKPLSVPRLELQAAMLGTRLTQSVISSLTLPIESRYFWSDSSTVLSWLRSEHRRYHQFVEFRVAEILSLTSVDEWRYVPTKLNVADDATKWGSGPRFQPDQRWFQGPAFLYDSENYWPSNNRVISATPEELRPMFLHQANAMHSLFDLTRFSDWNRLLRTAAYVFRAVSKFKNQRTTGGHYRILQKEEFAMAETALLRQIQAEAFPDEVALLSNNTEKQIVTKSSHIYTLTPFLDDAGVIRMGSRTEKAPNLAYETKYPVILPKNHTELHF comes from the coding sequence ATGATTCACGCAGCCGCGGGGTTTCAGATTGGAAAGTTCCACTCGAACTCTCCGACAGTACTATCGCTCCTGGGGGAATCAGCAAAATCCGCTATCAAGTCGATGAATTTGGACAAGCAGGGAGAAACTGAGCGCGTTCTAGGCATGGTGTGGTCGACAACGGAGGATGTGTTTACTTTTGATACGGCGGCCCTACCGAATATACAGCAACTAGTAAAGAGCAGTACCGTGCCAACAAAGCGTCAAGTTTTGCGAGCAGTGATGACCCTATTTGATCCCCTCGGATTAATTGCTCATTACGTAGTACATGGAAAGATACTCATGCAGGAGATTTGGAGGTCCGGAACCGATTGGGATGAACCAATAGCTGATTATCTTCATGATATGTGGTACCGCTGGATCGAGTCACTCAGCCAATTATGTAACGTGAAGGTTCctagatgtttcttcaatggAGTGAGACCTCATGCACTTCAGCTCCATGTATTCGTTGACGCCAGCGAAATGGCATACGCTGCAGTAGCATATTTGCGACTGGATAAAGGAACTGGCCGAAGATGCGCATTAGTAGCAGCGAAAACCAAAGTTTCACCATTGAAGCCATTGTCAGTTCCTCGACTTGAGCTACAGGCTGCCATGCTTGGAACGCGACTCACGCAAAGCGTCATCTCTTCATTAACACTACCAATCGAAAGCCGCTATTTCTGGTCAGATTCTTCTACAGTCCTGTCATGGCTACGGTCGGAGCATCGGCGATACCATCAATTCGTGGAATTCCGCGTCGCAGAGATTCTTTCTCTAACGAGCGTTGACGAATGGAGGTATGTTCCTACAAAGCTGAACGTTGCCGATGATGCAACTAAGTGGGGAAGCGGGCCAAGGTTTCAACCTGATCAGCGATGGTTTCAAGGTCCGGCGTTTCTGTACGATTCCGAAAATTACTGGCCATCGAACAACAGGGTAATTAGCGCAACACCAGAGGAGCTGCGACCTATGTTTCTGCACCAAGCGAATGCAATGCATAGTTTGTTTGATCTAACACGTTTTTCCGACTGGAACCGACTACTAAGGACTGCGGCGTATGTGTTTCGAGCAGTATCAAAGTTCAAAAATCAACGAACTACGGGTGGCCACTACAGAATACTACAGAAAGAAGAATTCGCGATGGCAGAAACAGCGTTGTTGCGACAAATTCAGGCTGAAGCATTCCCGGATGAAGTTGCTCTATTGAGTAATAACACTGAGAAACAAATTGTGACGAAGTCCAGTCACATATACACACTGACTCCGTTCTTAGACGACGCAGGTGTTATACGAATGGGCAGCCGCACAGAGAAAGCACCGAACCTAGCTTATGAAACAAAATATCCCGTTATCCTTCCTAAAAACCACACTGAACTACACTTCTAG